CTGGAGGCGTTAATGCGGATCACCGCCACGCTGCCACTGCAGGCCAATGGCAAACCGCTGAGTGAGTGCCGCATTCTGCTTGTCGCTGACCAAGCTGTAAGTCCCGTCGATGCAACGGTCGCAGGACCGATGGAGGAGGCTGTGAGTGCGCTGGAGCGCGCCGGTGTTTCGATTGATCGGTCATCCGATATGCTCCCAGATCTCGAGGCGCAGCATCGCGATTACATGCGGATGCTCGGTATCGCGATGGTTCGCGGTGCTCCGGCTGCCGATGGTAAGCGTGCGAACGCAACTGACTGGTTCGATTTGCTTGACGCCCAGGCGCGATCAGAGCTGGCTTGGGCAGCATTGTTTGAGGCGTATGATTTCGTGATCGCTCCACCTGCCCCCATCGCGGCGTTCGAGCATGACGACACGCCGGTTCGTGAACGCAAGATCACGATTAACGGCGAAGTGCGCGATTTTGCGGAAGTTTTTGCATGGGCCGGTATCTCCACTTTTCCCAACCAGCCCAGCACGGTGCTGCCAATTGGCGAAAGCGGGGGCGCAAACGAGAAATTGCCAACAGGCATGCAAGTGATCGGTCCGCGCTGGTCGGACCTTGATTGCATTGCTATCGCGCGCGCAATGGGTGCGATACTGCACCGATAGGATTCGTCGGACGTCAGGTATGGCAAAACCTCTATGGATGGTGCGGTTCGCCAAGTGGCACATTTGGCTCGGTTGGCTCGTGGCCGTGCCGTTACTGATGTGGACGATTTCCGGTCTATTGATGGTCTCGCGCCCGATAGAGGAAGTGCGCGGCAACCATCTACGCCAACCGGTCGAAGAGCAAGCGCTGCCGCCTGACACCAATATCGCGATTGCTTTGCCCGAGCATAGTACCCAGCCGGTGCAGTCGGTCGCAACTGTCATGCAAAATGGCGCGCCGATCACGACCATCACCTATATGGATGGTGCAATCGAGCGCTTCGGTGGTGATGGTGCCAAGCTACCGAAAACCGGCGAAGTTGCGGCCCGGGCGATTGTAGCGGACCGTATCGTGGGCGGCGACAAAGTGGTCAGTTCGACCTTCTTCGAGCAGGACGATGTGCCGAACGATTTCCGCAGGCCGATGGATGTCTGGCAAGTCGTGCTGAAGGACGGCACACATGTCTATGTCAGCCATGACACCGGCGAGATAGCCGCGGTGCGCACCCGTTTCTGGCGCGTATTTGATTTCATGTGGGGCCTGCACATCATGGATCTGGAGACGCGCTCAAAGACGCATCATCCCATACTAATATTCTTCGCTGCCCTTGCCGCGATTACGGTGATATTCGGT
This genomic window from Pontixanthobacter aestiaquae contains:
- a CDS encoding PepSY domain-containing protein, whose product is MAKPLWMVRFAKWHIWLGWLVAVPLLMWTISGLLMVSRPIEEVRGNHLRQPVEEQALPPDTNIAIALPEHSTQPVQSVATVMQNGAPITTITYMDGAIERFGGDGAKLPKTGEVAARAIVADRIVGGDKVVSSTFFEQDDVPNDFRRPMDVWQVVLKDGTHVYVSHDTGEIAAVRTRFWRVFDFMWGLHIMDLETRSKTHHPILIFFAALAAITVIFGSILMFRRRKKRVRVNAS